The Humulus lupulus chromosome 3, drHumLupu1.1, whole genome shotgun sequence genome window below encodes:
- the LOC133824672 gene encoding putative pentatricopeptide repeat-containing protein At3g15130, translating into MNQRQILANLLRNCSKSKLLDKGLQAHAALMKMGLGSDLMLSNDLIDMYGKCCRTGLAYEVFERMPERNEVSWTSLMCVYLQNGNAQRCLSIFGQMLGVSDSKPNEFTFSTSLKASGILGIAEYGMQIHELCVKSGFEWVIVVGNSIMDMYAKCGRIKDAAKMFDKMPLRNLVTWNAMISGYTLEGNGEKALILFREMQEREVPDEHTYTSTLKACSGLGAIQQGNQIHASLITRGFPCQIQATIAGALVDLYVKCRQLFEARKVFEQIKEKNIISWSSLILGYAQEGNVQEAMDLFRQLRGSIYHQIDGFVLSSLMGVFADFALVEQGKQIHALATKIPSGLDVSVANSIIDMYLKCGSVEESERLFNEMLTKNVVSWTVMITGFGKHGLGMEAISLFKKMQLENVQPDGVAYLAVLSACSHSGLVEEGQELFSRMRRDRRVKPKVEHYACIVDLLGRAGRLKEAKNLIENMPLKPNTGIWQTLLSTCRVHGDVEIGREVGEILMRLDGDNTVNYVMLSNILADASCWKECERLRQVVKMKGLKKEAGRSWVEIDKEVHFFYNGDDSHPLIEQIHEALKEMEKRMKAEMGYIPGLRFALHDVEDESKEESLRVHSEKLAIGLALVRGGLEEEEEKKTIRIFKNLRVCGDCHMFIKGLSKVLKVVFLVRDANRFHKFEDGICSCRDYW; encoded by the coding sequence ATGAACCAAAGGCAGATTTTGGCGAACCTACTTAGGAACTGCTCGAAGAGCAAGTTACTCGATAAGGGGTTGCAGGCTCACGCGGCGTTGATGAAAATGGGACTTGGGTCTGACTTAATGCTGAGCAATGATCTCATAGATATGTACGGAAAATGTTGTAGAACAGGGTTGGCCTATGAAGTGTTTGAGAGAATGCCTGAAAGAAATGAAGTTTCTTGGACGTCTCTAATGTGTGTCTACTTACAAAATGGAAATGCTCAGAGATGTTTATCTATTTTTGGTCAAATGCTGGGAGTTTCAGACTCTAAGCCAAACGAGTTCACTTTCTCGACGAGTCTAAAGGCGTCTGGGATTTTGGGTATTGCTGAGTATGGTATGCAGATTCATGAGTTGTGTGTTAAATCTGGTTTTGAATGGGTCATTGTGGTGGGCAATTCTATAATGGACATGTATGCTAAATGTGGAAGAATTAAAGACGCAGCTAAGATGTTCGACAAAATGCCACTTCGAAATCTTGTAACTTGGAATGCAATGATCAGTGGCTACACACTTGAAGGAAATGGAGAAAAAGCTTTGATTTTGTTTCGTGAAATGCAAGAAAGAGAAGTTCCAGATGAACACACCTATACGAGTACACTTAAGGCTTGTAGTGGTCTTGGGGCAATTCAGCAAGGAAATCAAATACATGCTAGCTTAATCACAAGAGGCTTCCCATGTCAAATCCAGGCCACCATTGCAGGTGCTCTAGTTGATCTGTATGTCAAATGCAGACAACTATTCGAAGCTCGGAAAGTATTCGAACAAATTAAAGAGAAAAACATTATATCTTGGAGTTCACTGATTCTAGGCTATGCTCAAGAAGGAAATGTACAAGAGGCAATGGACTTGTTCAGGCAGCTAAGAGGAAGCATATACCATCAAATAGATGGGTTTGTTCTCTCAAGTCTTATGGGAGTTTTTGCTGATTTTGCACTTGTAGAGCAAGGCAAGCAAATCCATGCTCTTGCAACTAAAATCCCATCTGGTTTAGATGTATCAGTAGCCAATTCGATTATCGACATGTATCTCAAGTGTGGATCTGTAGAGGAATCCGAAAGACTGTTCAATGAAATGCTAACCAAAAATGTTGTTTCATGGACAGTTATGATCACAGGCTTTGGAAAGCATGGTCTTGGAATGGAAGCAATAAGTCTGTTCAAAAAAATGCAACTCGAAAATGTACAGCCTGATGGGGTAGCTTACTTGGCTGTGCTCTCAGCCTGCAGCCACTCTGGACTTGTCGAAGAAGGCCAAGAATTATTTTCAAGAATGCGTCGTGACAGACGAGTTAAACCAAAAGTAGAGCATTATGCTTGCATAGTTGATCTCCTTGGCCGAGCTGGACGATTAAAAGAAGCCAAGAATCTTATCGAGAACATGCCTCTGAAACCAAACACAGGGATATGGCAAACATTACTTAGCACTTGCAGAGTTCATGGAGATGTGGAAATAGGTAGAGAGGTGGGTGAGATACTAATGAGATTAGATGGAGATAACACAGTCAACTATGTTATGTTATCAAACATCTTAGCCGATGCAAGCTGCTGGAAAGAATGTGAGAGATTAAGACAAGTGGTGAAGATGAAGGGCTTGAAGAAAGAGGCAGGGCGTAGTTGGGTGGAGATCGACAAAGAAGTCCACTTTTTCTACAATGGAGATGATTCTCACCCACTTATAGAACAGATTCATGAAGCTTTGAAGGAAATGGAGAAGAGAATGAAAGCTGAAATGGGATACATCCCTGGGTTGAGGTTTGCATTGCATGATGTAGAAGACGAGTCCAAGGAAGAGAGCTTACGCGTACACAGCGAGAAGCTGGCAATCGGGTTAGCATTGGTTCGCGGTGGgctcgaggaggaggaggagaagaagacgATTCGAATTTTCAAGAACTTGAGAGTGTGTGGAGATTGTCATATGTTCATTAAGGGCTTGTCAAAGGTTTTGAAGGTGGTGTTTTTGGTGAGAGATGCAAATAGGTTTCACAAGTTTGAAGATGGCATATGCTCTTGTAGAGATTATTGGTGA
- the LOC133824675 gene encoding pentatricopeptide repeat-containing protein At2g20540-like: MSARIWVLTIRELENSFVPTLRNCTNLKELKKIHAHVVKFSLSQSNFLVTKMVDFCEKSAEVEYASLLFEQVAERNVFLYNAMIKVYTHSYMYSLAMVLYKQMVRNIKAESSIFPDRFTFPFVIKSCAGLPCINLGRQVHGQVCKFGSNSHSITCSSLMDMYIKFDSLTDAQKVFDEMSERDEISWNSLISGYARLGKMRRARELFNEMPNKTIVSWTAMISGYTKIGCYSDALDVFRKMQKLGIEFDEVSIISVLPVCAQLGALEIGKWIHIYSDKNGLLKRSTSVCNAIIEMYAKCGCIDPALQIFDQMTKKDVISWSTMIGGLAHHGEAYKAIELFRDMERAKVQPNGITFLSLLSACVHGGFWSEGLNYFESMRNDYHLHIEIEHYGCLVDLLGRSGQLDQALETINKMPMKPNSKIWGSLLSCCRIHGNLEVAMIAMEHLLELEPDDAGNYVLISNIYADIGRWESVSKVRKLITCGNMKKIPARSLVEESVSGAES, translated from the coding sequence ATGTCAGCGAGAATATGGGTCCTAACAATCAGGGAGTTGGAAAATTCATTCGTGCCCACGTTGAGAAACTGTACTAACTTGAAGGAGTTGAAAAAAATCCATGCTCATGTAGTCAAGTTTTCGCTATCTCAGAGCAACTTCTTGGTCacaaaaatggtggatttttgtGAAAAGAGTGCAGAAGTGGAGTACGCCAGTTTGCTTTTCGAACAAGTGGCTGAACGAAACGTTTTTTTGTACAACGCAATGATCAAAGTCTATACGCATAGTTACATGTATAGTCTAGCTATGGTTCTCTACAAGCAAATGGTCAGAAATATAAAAGCTGAGAGCTCCATTTTTCCTGACAGATTCACTTTCccttttgtgatcaaatcatgtGCAGGGCTCCCTTGCATTAATCTGGGTAGACAAGTTCATGGCCAAGTTTGTAAATTTGGGTCAAATTCCCATTCAATCACTTGTAGTAGTTTAATGGATATGTATATAAAGTTTGATAGTTTGACAGATGCGCAGAAGGTGTTTGATGAAATGAGCGAAAGAGATGAAATATCTTGGAATAGTCTGATTTCAGGATATGCTAGACTGGGGAAGATGAGAAGAGCAAGAGAGTTGTTCAATGAAATGCCTAACAAGACTATTGTGTCTTGGACTGCTATGATTTCTGGGTACACAAAGATTGGATGCTATTCTGATGCATTGGATGTTTTCAGAAAAATGCAAAAATTGGGTATTGAATTTGATGAGGTCAGTATTATATCAGTGCTGCCAGTGTGTGCTCAGCTTGGAGCTCTTGAGATAGGAAAATGGATTCACATTTACTCAGACAAGAATGGATTGTTGAAGAGGTCAACTAGTGTTTGTAATGCCATAATTGAAATGTATGCAAAATGTGGTTGCATTGATCCTGCATTGCAGATATTCGATCAAATGACCAAGAAGGATGTCATTTCATGGAGCACCATGATAGGAGGGTTGGCACATCACGGTGAAGCTTATAAAGCCATTGAACTCTTTAGAGACATGGAGAGAGCAAAGGTTCAACCTAATGGGATCACATTTCTCAGCCTTCTATCAGCCTGCGTCCATGGCGGATTTTGGAGTGAGGGACTGAACTACTTTGAATCCATGAGAAATGATTATCATCTACACATCGAAATCGAGCACTATGGTTGTTTGGTTGATCTTCTTGGACGCTCAGGGCAGCTTGACCAGGCTCTTGAGACAATAAACAAAATGCCCATGAAGCCAAATTCCAAGATTTGGGGTTCTTTGTTAAGCTGTTGCAGAATTCATGGCAATCTTGAGGTTGCTATGATAGCCATGGAACACCTTTTAGAGCTTGAACCAGATGATGCAGGGAACTATGTGTTGATTTCCAATATTTATGCAGACATTGGAAGGTGGGAGAGTGTTTCAAAGGTCAGGAAGCTAATAACATGTGGGAACATGAAGAAAATTCCAGCAAGGAGTTTGGTTGAAGAGTCTGTCTCTGGTGCTGAATCATAA